CGTTTTCATGATACAACTCTCCTACCATTGAAGACACATTAGGTTTAAAAAAACCTGTACCAATAATAGAAAGAGTAATTCCATAGTAAAAGAAATCATGCGGAGATGCTGCTATTAGCAGATTCCCCAGAATCATGACAATTCCTCCAAAAAGGAGCGATTTCTTGAACCCTAATATTTTATCGGCAAAAATACCGCCTATAAAAGTAAATGCATAAACAAAAGCCTGAATAGCTCCGTATTGTAAATTTGCTTTTCCCTCCAGAAGACCTAACTGATCCACCATAAAAAAAGCCAAAACCCCTCTCATTCCGTAGAAACAAAAACGTTCCCACATTTCAACCAAAAACAAATACCATAATTGCTTTGGATATTTGCCTTTAAAATTTTGAATTTCTTCTAATGTAATTGTATTATTCTTACTCTCCATTATCTAACACCGTGCATTAATTTTTTTAACAATGGAGTTAAAGCAAATAATAAAATTGCCGCAATACCAGTCAGAACAACAAAAACCATGAAAAACTCATATAAGTTATGAATCTCAAATCCTGCAAAAACCGGATTTTGAGCACTAATTTGATGGTGATCTAATAAAGCAATCTGTTCTGCTGTAGGCGTTATTGTTTTATCTAAAACAGCCTGAAGATCGATTCCTAATTCTTTTGCTTTTGCAAATTTATCACCCGTTGCAGGTAAGATAGAACCTAAAGTTCCACCTAAAGCATAACCAGATGCGTTAGACAAAAAGAATACTCCATATAATAATGATGCAAAACGTTTTGGAGATAATTTACCAACCAATGACAAACCAATTGGAGATAAACACAACTCAGCACATGTATTTAAGAAATATAATAAAATAAGCCATTTAACTAACAAAAGTCCTGAAGTTCCAATATAAGAAACCTGAGTTGCAATCATTAAAAAGCTGATAGAAATTATTACTAAACCAGCAGCCAATTTTACCGGCGAAATTGGTTCTTTGCCTTTAGCTCTTAAAGTATCCCAAAGAACACTAAAAGGAACTGCTAAAATAACAACGAACATTCCGTTAAAAATCTGAACCATCGACGGCGGCATTGACCAGCCGAAGAAATGTCTGTCTGTTTGATTATCTGCAATAAAAGTCAAAGATGAACCTGCCTGCTCAAACGCAGCCCAGAAGAAAATAATAAAGAACGAAACAATGTAAATTACATAAATTCTGTCTCTTTCAATCTTTGTTAACGAAGTATCCGAAATAATTAATCCTGCCAATGCCAGACCACTTGAGTAAATCAAAGTATAAATCAGGTTCTGACCTACAACATAATGAAAAAAGAACCCTAAAGCCACAAAAGCAATTCCTGCAATTGCAAGAGACTGAGTAGAAAAGTTTGCCTGCTGTGCTTCTCCTTCTTCAAAATCTGAAGCATCATTTTTAGAAGGAAGTCCTCCTAACGCTTTCCCTTCCGGAGAAACTACATATTTATTTTTTAAGATGTAAAAAAGAATAGTTCCCAACAACATCGCAACAGAAGCTGCCATGAATCCCCATCTAAAAGCATGAATATCTCTAATTCCGCCTGCATCTTTAACATCTCCTAATAAAGGACAAATTGACTGCCCAAGAAAAGCTCCAATGTTGATTCCCATATAGAAAATAGTGAAAGCACTATCTAATTTTGTCTTTTCCTGCTTTGGATACAAACTTCCCACCATACTGGAAATGTTTGGTTTGAAGAATCCGTTACCAAAAACAATTACACCCAATGCAGAATACATAATGATTTTTGCCAAATCTAAATTAGATTCAAAAACACTTCCGCTGGTAAACAAAAGCATTTGACCAATTGCCATTAATAATCCCCCTAATAAAATACAGTTTCTGTTTCCTAAATAACGATCGGCAACAAAGCCTCCAAGCATTGGAGTTAAGTAACAAAGTCCAAGAAAACCTCCGTAAATTAAAGAAGCTTCTTCTTCCTTCATCAATAATGAATTCACAAGGAATAATGTTAATAAAGCACGCATTCCATAAAAATTGAATCGCTCCCACATCTCCGTTCCAAACAATACCCAAAGTCCTTTCGGATGCGCGGTTTTTACCTGAGTTTCCTTCATATTATCCATTATTATATTTTAAATTATAGAGTTATTTTATAAATTTTCTTTGATGAAATTAGTCATTTTATTGTAAAGCTGAATTCTGGTTTTTCCGCCGTAAATACCGTGGTCTTTGTCCGGATAAATCTGAGAATCAAACTGTTTGTTAGCCTGAATTAAAGCTTCCATCATCTGCATAGTATTTTGAACATGCACATTGTCATCTCCAGAACCGTGAATCAATAAAAACTTGCCTTTTAATTTATCAACGTGATTTATAGGAGAGTTTTGATCATATCCGCTTGCATTTTCCTGTGGAGTCTGCATGTATCTTTCTGTGTAAACACTATCATAAAAACGCCAGTTTGTAACCGGAGCAACGGCAATTGCCATTTTAAACACATCATTCCCCTGAAAAATACAGTTAGACGCCATAAATCCTCCGTAACTCCATCCGAAAACTCCAATTCTTGAAGCATCAACATATGGATAAGCACTAATTACTTTTGCTGCATCGATCTGATCTTCAACTTCGTATTTCCCTAATTCTTTCTGAGTCACTTTTTTAAAATCAGCTCCTTTATAACCTGTTCCTCTTCCGTCAACACAAGCTACAATGTAACCTTGCTGCGTTAAAGAAAGAAACCAGTAATCATTAGAATTGTTCCATTGGTTGTTTACCTGTTGTGATCCGGGACCAGAATACTGATACATGAAAACAGGGTATTTTTTTGAAGGATCAAAATCTTTTGGTTTTAAAATCCACGCATTTAACTCGTTTCCTTTTGCTGTTTTTAAAACAAAATATTCTTTTGAAGGAAGGTTATATGCTTTTAATTTATCGGCAAGAGCCTGATTGTTTTCGATAACCTGAATTTCTTTTCCTGTTTTAGCCTCATTTAAAGTATACGTTGTAGGCTGTGCATTACTTGAGAAAGTAGTAATAAAGTATTGGAAATTTGGACTGAAGGTAGCCGCACTTGTCCCTACTTTTGAAGATAATCGAGTTTTGTTTTTTCCGTCTAAACCAACACGATAAAGATCTCTGTTTATAGAACCATTTTCTGTAGACTGATAGAAAATAGTTTTTGTTTTTTCGTCGAAACCGTAGTATGAAGTAACTTCCCAGTTTCCTTTTGTAACCTGATTTTTTAGTTTTCCGGTTTTGTCATACACATAAATATGATTAAAACCATCTTTTTCGCTTGTCCAGATAAAGCTGTTATCTTTTAGGAAGGTCAAATTATCCGTAACATCAACATATGCTTTGTCTTTTTCGTTTAAAACTACTTTTGCAGCAGCAGTAGTTCCGTCAATAAATAACAAGTCAAGATTATCCTGGTGGCGGTTTAAAACCTGAGCTGATAATACGTTATTATCATTTGTCCACTGCATCCTTGCGATATAGAAATCATTGTAATTTCCTAAATCTACTTTTTTAGAAGAATTTCCTGACGCATCATAAATGTGTAATGATACTACAGAGTTTTTTTCTCCTGCTTTAGGATATTTAAAAGTGTCAATTGTAGGATACAAATCTTTGTGAAACATCGACATTGAAAATTCCGGAACCTGACTTTCATCAAAACGGATATAAGCCAGTTTTTTACTGTCCTTACTCCAGTCAAAAGCCCGGACAAAAGCAAATTCTTCTTCGTAAACCCAGTCTGTAATACCGTTTATAATTGCGTTTTTCTTTCCATCTGTTGTAACCGGAGTCGATTGTTTTGATGCAATATCATAAATATAAAGGTTATTCTCTTTTGCGTAAGCTATTTTAGTGCCGTCTGGAGAAAAAGTAGGCTCCTGGATCTGGAAATCAACCAGCTTTGTCAGTGTTTTTGCAGCTATATCATATAAAAAATAATCGGCAGTAAACGAGTGACGGAAAATTTTAGTTGAATTACAAGCAATTAAAATCTTTTTTTCAGAAGCATCAAAAACATAGCTGTCAATTCCGTCTGCGAGTTCCTTAAAGTTTTTAGTATCAATTAAATTGGATACTTTTTTTAAAGTGGCAAAATCGTACAAATCAACCTGCATTGTTCTGCTGGTATAATCAACGTTTAGAACCGTGTATTGATTTGTATTCTTTAAGGATTGTAATTCGTCCATTCCTTTAGCACGAAATGTGCCTCCAAAAACATTTTCGACAGTAATTTTCTGCTGCCCAAAAACGACCGCAGTTAAAAATAAAAATACTGCAGTAAATTTACTTGTATTCATTAGAATTATTTTAAATATAAAAAGAGCCCAATTTTAGTAAAAAAAATAAACATAATACACATTTTAAGTGTTAAATGTTAAAAAAAAGAACGATTGCGTATGGGCAAGTTTCAAATACATTGCAATCAAAACTCTTAAAATAGTATCTTTGCAGCAACATTATTATTTAATATATTGAGAATGAACAACGCTGTTGCCGGATTTTCTAAATTATCCAAAAAGGAAAAAATTAACTGGATTGCCAAAGAATATTTTTCTACGCCTGAAGAAGCCCTTACTATTATAAGAAATTACTGGAATTCAGACGAAAAGCTTCAACAGCTGCATGATGAATTTATTGAGAATACGATTACCAATTTATATATTCCGCTTGGAGTTGCTCCCAATTTTCTTATAAACGGAAACTATAAAACCATTCCAATGGCGATTGAGGAAAGTTCAGTTGTAGCCGCTGCATCAAAAGCAGCAAAGTTCTGGTCGACACGCGGCGGTTTTAAAACCACCATAATCAATACCGAAAAAATAGGTCAGGTGCATTTTAATTTTAATGGAGATGCCGAAAAACTTCAGTCTTTTTTTCAGGAAATAAAACCTAAATTTTTCACCGAAACCCAAAGCATTACCAAAAATATGCAGGAACGCGGCGGTGGAATTTTAGATATTCAGTTAAAAGATAAAAGAAACCTGCTGGAAAATTACTTTCAGCTTCATGCTGCTTTTGAAACTAAAGACAGCATGGGAGCAAATTTTATCAATTCCTGTCTTGAACAATTTGCATCGACTTTAAAAGAACAATTTGAGGATTCTCATTTATTTTCTCCAGACGACAAACTGGAGGTCATTATGAGTATTTTATCTAATTATGTACCACATTGTCTTGTACGCGCAGAAGTTTCGTGTCCGATTGAAGATCTTCAAGAAAAACATATCCCGAATCCACAAAAATTTGCAGAACGCTTTGTTCAGGCGGTTCAGATTGCCGAAATTGAGCCTTTTAGAGCCGTAACCCATAATAAAGGGATTATGAATGGCGTTGACGCAGTTGTTCTGGCAACTGGAAATGACTTTAGAGCTATTGAAGCCGGAGTTCACGCTTACGCGTCAAAAAACGGTCAGTATGCTAGTTTATCTCATGCCAAAATCGAAAACGGAATCTTTACTTTCTGGCTTGAAATCCCTTTGGCTTTAGGAACTGTAGGAGGTTTAACTTCACTGCATCCACTGGTAAAATTATGCCTGGAAATACTTCAAAAACCATCGGCGACTGAATTAATGGAAATAACTGCTGTTGCAGGATTGGCTCAAAATTTTGCCGCTTTACGTTCTTTAACTACCACTGGTATTCAGGAAGGTCATATGAAAATGCACCTGAACAATATCATTAATCAATTTGAGGCCACAGAAGAGGAACGCCATTTAATCAAAACTCATTTTAAAAAGACAACTGTCACACACAGCGCTGTAGTTGAGTTTATTGAAAATTTAAGAAAATAATTAAAAGTCTGCCCGCTTTCCCTTTTTTATCTTTTCGGAATATCTTTGAGAATACAAGAAAAGAACAGGGATTATCATCGGGTTAAAAATATACGTATGCCAGCAACTTTTTACAGTAACGGAAAATTATTTATCTCTGGAGAATATCTTGTTTTAGACGGTGCCGATGCTTTTGCATTACCCACAAAATTTGGTCAGAATTTAGTTGTCGAAGACGGAAAAGACCGAATCATAAACTGGAAAAGTTATGATTATAACAATACACTTTGGTTTGAAAACACAATTTCATTTGATGAAATAATAAACAACTCTAAGTCAGAGGTTGAGACTGTGAAATCTACACTGATTAATATTCTGCATGAAGCTTATGTTTTAAATCCGGAATTTATTGATCAGTCTAAAGGATACACAATTACAACGAATCTTACTTTTCCAAGAAACTGGGGATTAGGAACATCTTCGACTTTAATCAATAATATTGCGCAGTGGACAAAAATTAATGCTTTTACCCTGCTCAAAAACAGTTTTGGCGGAAGCGGTTATGACATTGCCTGCGCTCAAAATAACACGCCGATTATTTACAAGATAAAAAACAACGAAGTTGAAACAGTGCCTTTCAGCCCTGATTTTACAAAAAACATATACTTTGTTTACCTTAATAAAAAACAGAGCAGTAAAGCAGCGATTCATGCTTATAACAAACATAAAGATCAAAACTTAGCCAAAAGCGTTGCCGAAAATAATAAAATAACAAAAGCAATCTTAAATGCAAAAACTTTAAAAGAATTTGCATACGCGGTAGAAAAGCATGAAAATCACTTAAGCGACATTCTGGAAATAAAGACCATAAAAGAAATTGCTTTTCCTGATTTTAACGGTACTATTAAAAGTCTTGGCGCCTGGGGCGGTGATTTTGTAATGGTGGTTTCAAAAGAAGATCCAAAGGAATATTTCAAATCGAAAGGATACGATACGATTCTTTCTTACAACGAAATGATTTTACAGGAATAACTAAACGTTTACTTTTTGGTCTTCAGCAGGTTCTGACTCGAGACGTCGCACTTTTTCATTTTCCTGTTCGTTAGATTCAATAAGGGTGTTATGAAGGCGTTCTGCCATTTTTTCGATGCTGTTTGTAATAGAATCGTAAACTAATTCCATACGGCGGTGCTTTTCTTCTTTTACAGCTTTCAACACATCTTCAACAAAAACCTTATCATATTTTTCCGCAACCGAATCACGGGTATTGGTAAGTCGTATTACGTAATCGTTACTCAAAATAGTAACTTTAAAATGCTGCTCCTCATTACTTAGGTAATATTTTCCTCCAAGCTCATCTACATTAATATCTGTACTGCTCACTTTTAAAAGTTCCGTAATTATTCCATAGATATGATTCTCAATCTTGGAATATACTTTGGGCTTTCTTCTAAACAGTTTAAACATAGATAATAAATGCCTGATTTTAAAATATTTACTTTTAATTCGTTTCAGATTTTTCTTTAAAATGATGGTAATAGGAATTTTACTAGTTACAACAAAAATTCGGACAAATTAACTGTAATATTTTGAAAATCACAAATTTTTTAAATTATATTTCTATTATTCCCATATAGTTAAGTTAAATACATAAATATTTTACTACATTCCATTTTAAGCTGCTATTTAAGAAAGAAAAACCCGAAACATTCAAAAAGAACGTTTCGGGTTTTTTATTTTGACTTATTTACTAAGAACTAGTAATTGAATTGTAATCTGTTATCTTCTATTTTAGCGTTAGCTTTTAGTGCTGGTAAAATTCTTCCTGCGTCTTGTGCGCTTTGAGCTTTTACTTTTGCAGCATATTCAGCATGGTTTTGAAGAGCAGCAGCTTTAACAGTACTGATGTTTTTTACAACATATACTCCTGTATTTCCTTCGATTGGAGCAGATACTTTGTTAGCAGCCAAAGCAAATGCATTACCCACAACTTTAGGCTCTTGTCCTACACCTCCAGGTAAAACCGGATTATCAAGTGTAACATCTTTTGCTTCCTGTACAGCTACACCAGCACTTTTAGCGATTGCTTCAATGCTTGATCCTGTCATTTTAGCTTTTAAGATTTCAGCTTTTTTCTTGTTTTTAAGGATTGGTTCAACATAAGGTCTTGCCATAGTTACAGAAACTAAACCTGATTTGTTTTCATTTTTGTATTGAGCAATTACGTGACCAATGTTAGCTAATTCAAAACGTTTTACATCTCCTGTACCTGTTTCTTTATCAAAAGCCCATCTTACGATGTTTCTTTGGTTTCCTAACGAACCAAACTGCTCATCCATAGCTTTTACAGAAACCGGACCTTCAACTTTTAATCCTAATTGTTTTGCTGTAGCAGCAAAATCTTTGTCTGCAGCTTCCATTTCGAATTTAGTAGCTAAAGTAAATACTTTATCAGAAGTAGCTTCAGAAGGCTCGATTTTTTGAGCGATTGTAGCTAAACGAATTCCGTCTTGTTTGTCTGTAATTTTGATAATGTGGAAACCAAACTGAGTTTCAACTAAACCAACTTTACCAATACCGTTGTTGAATACAAAATCATTGAAAGGTTTTACCATTTGATTTGGACCAAAAAATCCTAAATCACCACCTTGCTGTGCAGATGAATCATCAGAGCTTGTAAAAGCAAGCATCATGAAACTATCCGGATTAGCCTGAACCTGAGCTAAAATTTGTTCTGCTTTAGCTTTTGCTTCTTCTTTAGATCTTGTTTCTCTTGGGTTTGGAGTCTGAGACCCTTCATAACCAATTAAGATATGACTTGCTTTTGCGTTAACTCCAGCTTTAAATCCTAATGATTTAGAAATACAGTAGTATTTTCCGTAAACGTATGGTCCGTAAACTGAACCTGCAGGAAGGCTGAATAATTTATCAGCATCTACAGCAGGAAGACTGCTTTTTGGCACATAAGTAGAATCGTAAGGAATATCAGAATTTGCGTTTACAAATTCAGCAATATTCGTTGCATTTTTAAAACCTGGCAATGTATCGTTTTTAGCTGTTTTTGCATTGTAAACAACACTTCCGTTTAATAATGAAGCCACTTTAGCTTTAATTTCAGCTTCGTCTTCTTTAGAAGCTTTATCTTCAACTAGTACGTACTGAATTTCACGAGTTTCATCTGCTTTGAATTTTTTCTCGTTTTTCTTCATATAATCTACGATCTCTGAATCAGAAATTTTCACTTCACTGTCTTTAATAGAAGAGTACAAAGCTCCTGCGTAAGCAAAATTTACTTTGTTTGCTTCCATTTCATACTTTAACTTTCCTTCACTAGCAGTTGTGTAAAGTCCGGCTTTTACTAAAGTATTGTAAATTTGAAATTTCGCGTTTAATTCAGCATCTTTTTCTTTGTCAGCAATATATTGAGCCGCTTCAGGATTTGCTTTAAAGTAGTCTTTAAATTTCACTACATCAAAAGCACCTGCTGCATTTAAAAACATTGGGTTTTTTCCAATATTCGGATCTGCTTTTAAAACTTCAATTAAATGTTTTTCACCAACTCTCAATCCTAATTTGTCAAATTGAGTTGACAACAATGCGATTGAAACCTCCTGATCCCAAACTCTGTTTGCAGCTTCAGTGGAAGTAATTCCCTGACCACTTTTTTCAAGATTACTAACTTTAACTCTAAAGTCTTCAAATGAAATATCTTTTCCATCGATGCTTCCTACATCTTTCGAACTTTGACTAAACGTACCTTTTCCGATAAGATCCTGGATGATAAATGCAAATAACGCAAGTGCAATAACTCCTATCAATAAAGCGGAACGCTGTCTAATTTTTGCTAAAACTGCCATTTTTATTGTTGTTAATTTTATATTCAGTTTGCGAAAATACAATTATCTAGTTAATAACAATACAACTAGGGTTTTATTTTACACAATTTTTTTTATTTATTTAAAAATTCACTCTTTTATTGTCAATTTGACGACTTCAATTTTCTTATTTGACGCCTCTTTTATTACAAATTGAAACTTATCAATACTTATTTTCTCACCTTTTTGCGGAATTTCCTTTGTAGAATTCACAATAAAACCGCCCAAAGTACCATAAGAATCCTCTTCAGGAATCATCAGTTTGTAAGTTTCATTAAGATATTCAACATCTAAACGGGCTGAAAACAGATACTTACCTTCTCCTAAATCCTGTTCTATTAACTCTTCGTCTAAATCGTGTTCGTCTTCGATTTCACCAAAAAGTTCTTCTACAATATCTTCAATCGTAATTATCCCCGATGTGCCTCCGTATTCATCCAGTACAACGGCAACGTTTTTTCTTTTTTTTATTAAAAGGTTCAAAGCATCTTTTATCAAAATTGTTTCGGGAACAAATTCAACTGTCATTAAAACCGATTTTATCGTCTGAGGCTTTTTGAACAAATCAAAAGAATGCACATACCCCACAATATCATCAAGCGAATTTTGACTTATTAAAATTTTAGAATAACCAGTCTCAACAAAAAGCTCCTTTAAATCCGTAACCGAATCAAACAAATCTATCGCAACAAGCTCTGTTCTTGGCGTCATAATGTCGCGGGCTTTTACTCCCGAAAATTCTAATGCATTTTGAAAAATCTGAATTTCAGAATCAACTTCTTCATCATCTTCAACAGAACTCATCTGCTCAGTTATATAATTTCCGAGTTCGACTTTACTGAAATACAGCTGTACCTGATCGCCTTCTGATTTAAAAAACTTTTTAAGAATAAAATCAGAAATCCAGATGAAAAATGTCGAAACGTAATAAAAAAACCTGTAAAACAGATACGCCGGAACTGCGAAAACCTTGATTATAGAATTGGCATAAATCTGAAAAAAGACTTTGGGAAAAAATTCGGCTGTTATTAAAACAATAAAAGTCGAAAGCAGGGTCTGAATTAAAAGTGTAGTGGGGTATGAGAATTGAAATCCCAGATCAGTAATGCATTTTAAAACGAGATCCCCCATGTAAAATCCATATACGACCAATGCCAGATTGTTTCCAATAAGCATTGACGCGATAAATTTTGAAGGATTTTCAGTAAGTTTTGTCAGGATTTGAGAAAGAAAATTATCCTGTTTTTTTTCAATCCCAAGATAAATTTTGTTTGAAGAAACAAACGCTATTTCCATTCCCGAAAAAAAGGCAGCTAGTATTAAACACAGTATTATAATACTAATTTCCATTTTTACTTGTTTTTATTACGATCATCCATCTTTTTAAGAAATCTTCTCCTGAAGAAAAACATAAAAATCGCCATTCCGGCAATAACAAAGCTCAAAGGATAACCTTCGTTTCCTTCATTAAACTTTACTACTCCGTCGTAAATAAAATAAATCCCAAAAAGGATGTAAACGTATTGTGTGTATTTTAAATAACCCATAATTTATATTTTATCATCTGATGATTCAATTTCACCGCTTATACGCTGTGAATTAATCACTTTAAAATCTTTGCTAAAGTCAATTCCCTGCCCGTAAGATACTCCTTTTGCATCTGTAAGCCTGAATTTTCTTTCGGTATAAAACCATTCATTTTTCTGATCGAAATACAGTTGTTCTGTTTCCAGAACCTGTCCTTCTTCAGATGTAATTTTTACTTTACCTATTAAATCAATTATACCTGTGTTTTTATAAGAAACGGCATAATTGGCAAGTATATAGGTACGTTTCTCTTTTTTATCATACAAAGTAACATCAATACCCTTTGGAAATTCAGTAAAAGGAAATTCGAGATTGGAATAATCAAGCATTTTTGGACTGATCAAAACAACTGTAATTCGTCCTGAATCTGTATACTTTATATTAACGGTATCTGCATCACTGCCGGGAACGAATTCTGAGAAGTTAATTTTCTGAACTTCTTTAAAATTACTTTCGCATCCAAAAAACAGTGTCACAGCAATAACTGTGACAAGGCTTATTATATATCTCTTTGGTAAATTCATTTGCCAAAAGTAGTAAATTGTAGTGAGCTTATAAAGAT
This portion of the Flavobacterium gelatinilyticum genome encodes:
- a CDS encoding hydroxymethylglutaryl-CoA reductase, degradative → MNNAVAGFSKLSKKEKINWIAKEYFSTPEEALTIIRNYWNSDEKLQQLHDEFIENTITNLYIPLGVAPNFLINGNYKTIPMAIEESSVVAAASKAAKFWSTRGGFKTTIINTEKIGQVHFNFNGDAEKLQSFFQEIKPKFFTETQSITKNMQERGGGILDIQLKDKRNLLENYFQLHAAFETKDSMGANFINSCLEQFASTLKEQFEDSHLFSPDDKLEVIMSILSNYVPHCLVRAEVSCPIEDLQEKHIPNPQKFAERFVQAVQIAEIEPFRAVTHNKGIMNGVDAVVLATGNDFRAIEAGVHAYASKNGQYASLSHAKIENGIFTFWLEIPLALGTVGGLTSLHPLVKLCLEILQKPSATELMEITAVAGLAQNFAALRSLTTTGIQEGHMKMHLNNIINQFEATEEERHLIKTHFKKTTVTHSAVVEFIENLRK
- the lptC gene encoding LPS export ABC transporter periplasmic protein LptC, whose translation is MNLPKRYIISLVTVIAVTLFFGCESNFKEVQKINFSEFVPGSDADTVNIKYTDSGRITVVLISPKMLDYSNLEFPFTEFPKGIDVTLYDKKEKRTYILANYAVSYKNTGIIDLIGKVKITSEEGQVLETEQLYFDQKNEWFYTERKFRLTDAKGVSYGQGIDFSKDFKVINSQRISGEIESSDDKI
- a CDS encoding GYDIA family GHMP kinase, with product MPATFYSNGKLFISGEYLVLDGADAFALPTKFGQNLVVEDGKDRIINWKSYDYNNTLWFENTISFDEIINNSKSEVETVKSTLINILHEAYVLNPEFIDQSKGYTITTNLTFPRNWGLGTSSTLINNIAQWTKINAFTLLKNSFGGSGYDIACAQNNTPIIYKIKNNEVETVPFSPDFTKNIYFVYLNKKQSSKAAIHAYNKHKDQNLAKSVAENNKITKAILNAKTLKEFAYAVEKHENHLSDILEIKTIKEIAFPDFNGTIKSLGAWGGDFVMVVSKEDPKEYFKSKGYDTILSYNEMILQE
- a CDS encoding peptidylprolyl isomerase, which translates into the protein MAVLAKIRQRSALLIGVIALALFAFIIQDLIGKGTFSQSSKDVGSIDGKDISFEDFRVKVSNLEKSGQGITSTEAANRVWDQEVSIALLSTQFDKLGLRVGEKHLIEVLKADPNIGKNPMFLNAAGAFDVVKFKDYFKANPEAAQYIADKEKDAELNAKFQIYNTLVKAGLYTTASEGKLKYEMEANKVNFAYAGALYSSIKDSEVKISDSEIVDYMKKNEKKFKADETREIQYVLVEDKASKEDEAEIKAKVASLLNGSVVYNAKTAKNDTLPGFKNATNIAEFVNANSDIPYDSTYVPKSSLPAVDADKLFSLPAGSVYGPYVYGKYYCISKSLGFKAGVNAKASHILIGYEGSQTPNPRETRSKEEAKAKAEQILAQVQANPDSFMMLAFTSSDDSSAQQGGDLGFFGPNQMVKPFNDFVFNNGIGKVGLVETQFGFHIIKITDKQDGIRLATIAQKIEPSEATSDKVFTLATKFEMEAADKDFAATAKQLGLKVEGPVSVKAMDEQFGSLGNQRNIVRWAFDKETGTGDVKRFELANIGHVIAQYKNENKSGLVSVTMARPYVEPILKNKKKAEILKAKMTGSSIEAIAKSAGVAVQEAKDVTLDNPVLPGGVGQEPKVVGNAFALAANKVSAPIEGNTGVYVVKNISTVKAAALQNHAEYAAKVKAQSAQDAGRILPALKANAKIEDNRLQFNY
- a CDS encoding peptide MFS transporter is translated as MKETQVKTAHPKGLWVLFGTEMWERFNFYGMRALLTLFLVNSLLMKEEEASLIYGGFLGLCYLTPMLGGFVADRYLGNRNCILLGGLLMAIGQMLLFTSGSVFESNLDLAKIIMYSALGVIVFGNGFFKPNISSMVGSLYPKQEKTKLDSAFTIFYMGINIGAFLGQSICPLLGDVKDAGGIRDIHAFRWGFMAASVAMLLGTILFYILKNKYVVSPEGKALGGLPSKNDASDFEEGEAQQANFSTQSLAIAGIAFVALGFFFHYVVGQNLIYTLIYSSGLALAGLIISDTSLTKIERDRIYVIYIVSFFIIFFWAAFEQAGSSLTFIADNQTDRHFFGWSMPPSMVQIFNGMFVVILAVPFSVLWDTLRAKGKEPISPVKLAAGLVIISISFLMIATQVSYIGTSGLLLVKWLILLYFLNTCAELCLSPIGLSLVGKLSPKRFASLLYGVFFLSNASGYALGGTLGSILPATGDKFAKAKELGIDLQAVLDKTITPTAEQIALLDHHQISAQNPVFAGFEIHNLYEFFMVFVVLTGIAAILLFALTPLLKKLMHGVR
- a CDS encoding hemolysin family protein, yielding MEISIIILCLILAAFFSGMEIAFVSSNKIYLGIEKKQDNFLSQILTKLTENPSKFIASMLIGNNLALVVYGFYMGDLVLKCITDLGFQFSYPTTLLIQTLLSTFIVLITAEFFPKVFFQIYANSIIKVFAVPAYLFYRFFYYVSTFFIWISDFILKKFFKSEGDQVQLYFSKVELGNYITEQMSSVEDDEEVDSEIQIFQNALEFSGVKARDIMTPRTELVAIDLFDSVTDLKELFVETGYSKILISQNSLDDIVGYVHSFDLFKKPQTIKSVLMTVEFVPETILIKDALNLLIKKRKNVAVVLDEYGGTSGIITIEDIVEELFGEIEDEHDLDEELIEQDLGEGKYLFSARLDVEYLNETYKLMIPEEDSYGTLGGFIVNSTKEIPQKGEKISIDKFQFVIKEASNKKIEVVKLTIKE
- a CDS encoding S9 family peptidase gives rise to the protein MNTSKFTAVFLFLTAVVFGQQKITVENVFGGTFRAKGMDELQSLKNTNQYTVLNVDYTSRTMQVDLYDFATLKKVSNLIDTKNFKELADGIDSYVFDASEKKILIACNSTKIFRHSFTADYFLYDIAAKTLTKLVDFQIQEPTFSPDGTKIAYAKENNLYIYDIASKQSTPVTTDGKKNAIINGITDWVYEEEFAFVRAFDWSKDSKKLAYIRFDESQVPEFSMSMFHKDLYPTIDTFKYPKAGEKNSVVSLHIYDASGNSSKKVDLGNYNDFYIARMQWTNDNNVLSAQVLNRHQDNLDLLFIDGTTAAAKVVLNEKDKAYVDVTDNLTFLKDNSFIWTSEKDGFNHIYVYDKTGKLKNQVTKGNWEVTSYYGFDEKTKTIFYQSTENGSINRDLYRVGLDGKNKTRLSSKVGTSAATFSPNFQYFITTFSSNAQPTTYTLNEAKTGKEIQVIENNQALADKLKAYNLPSKEYFVLKTAKGNELNAWILKPKDFDPSKKYPVFMYQYSGPGSQQVNNQWNNSNDYWFLSLTQQGYIVACVDGRGTGYKGADFKKVTQKELGKYEVEDQIDAAKVISAYPYVDASRIGVFGWSYGGFMASNCIFQGNDVFKMAIAVAPVTNWRFYDSVYTERYMQTPQENASGYDQNSPINHVDKLKGKFLLIHGSGDDNVHVQNTMQMMEALIQANKQFDSQIYPDKDHGIYGGKTRIQLYNKMTNFIKENL